The following are encoded in a window of Gimesia chilikensis genomic DNA:
- a CDS encoding class I adenylate-forming enzyme family protein, with protein MLLQSFLEQSASHHPDKVALIINQSQYTYRELEQQSNRLAHALLERGLQRGDRVAIHLENSLEAVVAIFATIKAGGVFVMVNPTTKIDKLTYVLNNCRSSVLIIPGKKRTSILEHSDLLPHLKTVVTVGPATGHPEQTDLQMPRFEEWDQLQSDFADQNTPPHIQTISIDLAALVYTSGSTGNPKGVMLTHLNMTSAARSITTYLMNVPEDIILNVLPLSFDYGLYQLLMVFRVGATLVLEKSFTYPHAVLQKIIDEKVTGFPLVPTMSAILLKMDLSKYDFSQLRYITNTGAALPTEHILTFRKRLPHLQIFSMYGLTECKRVSYLPLDQVDTRTGSVGIAMPDTEVFIVDDEGHRLPPEHVGELVVRGANVMKGYWEAPERTAERLKVGELPGEMFLYTGDLFRMDREGYLYFVGRRDDIIKSRGEKVSPKEVENVLFAHPAISEAAIVGDPDPVLGQSIRAIVTLMPGEELTEKEVLSYCRKHLEDFMVPQKVEFRDELPKSPNGKVDKKQLALP; from the coding sequence TTGTTACTACAATCATTTCTGGAACAGAGCGCCAGTCATCATCCTGACAAAGTCGCCTTGATCATCAATCAGTCGCAGTACACCTACCGGGAACTGGAACAGCAGAGCAACCGGCTGGCACATGCCCTGCTGGAACGGGGGCTGCAAAGAGGAGACCGGGTGGCCATCCATCTGGAAAACTCCCTCGAAGCCGTCGTCGCGATCTTTGCGACCATCAAGGCGGGTGGTGTGTTCGTAATGGTCAATCCCACTACGAAAATCGATAAGCTGACCTACGTGCTCAACAACTGTCGGTCCAGCGTACTGATCATCCCGGGAAAGAAACGGACCTCGATCCTCGAACATTCCGATCTGCTGCCCCACCTGAAAACCGTGGTGACCGTGGGTCCTGCCACCGGACATCCGGAGCAGACCGATCTACAGATGCCCCGCTTCGAAGAGTGGGATCAACTGCAGTCTGATTTCGCGGACCAGAATACCCCGCCACACATCCAGACGATCAGTATCGATCTGGCGGCCCTGGTCTACACCTCAGGCTCAACGGGAAATCCCAAAGGGGTCATGCTGACGCATTTAAACATGACTTCAGCCGCCCGCTCCATTACCACCTACCTGATGAATGTCCCTGAAGACATCATCCTCAACGTACTCCCGCTGTCGTTCGACTATGGTCTCTATCAGCTACTGATGGTTTTCCGCGTCGGTGCGACACTGGTTCTTGAAAAATCGTTTACCTATCCACATGCAGTTCTGCAGAAGATCATTGATGAAAAAGTGACCGGATTTCCGCTGGTCCCGACGATGTCTGCCATTCTGCTGAAAATGGATCTCTCCAAGTATGACTTCTCGCAGCTGCGTTATATCACCAACACCGGTGCCGCGCTGCCCACAGAGCATATCCTGACATTCCGCAAACGGCTGCCTCACCTGCAGATCTTCTCGATGTATGGTCTGACCGAATGCAAGCGGGTTTCGTACCTGCCCCTCGATCAGGTCGATACCAGAACCGGTTCGGTGGGTATCGCCATGCCGGACACGGAAGTCTTCATCGTCGACGACGAAGGCCATCGCCTGCCCCCCGAACATGTCGGCGAACTGGTCGTGCGTGGTGCCAATGTCATGAAAGGTTACTGGGAAGCCCCCGAACGTACTGCCGAGCGTCTGAAAGTGGGAGAACTGCCGGGAGAAATGTTCCTGTATACCGGCGATCTGTTCCGCATGGACCGCGAAGGCTACCTGTACTTCGTAGGCCGACGAGACGACATCATTAAAAGTCGCGGTGAAAAAGTCAGCCCCAAGGAAGTGGAAAATGTACTGTTTGCCCATCCGGCAATTTCGGAAGCCGCCATCGTGGGTGATCCCGATCCGGTCCTGGGACAGTCGATCCGTGCCATCGTGACTCTGATGCCCGGAGAGGAACTGACCGAAAAAGAGGTCCTTTCCTACTGTCGCAAGCACCTGGAAGATTTCATGGTTCCACAGAAAGTGGAATTCCGTGATGAGCTTCCGAAATCACCCAACGGCAAAGTCGATAAAAAACAGCTGGCTCTGCCCTGA
- a CDS encoding acyl carrier protein produces the protein MNPIQSEIRNFVAENFLFGEDPESLQNDDSFLETGIIDSTGVLELVAFIEDQYDVEVDDDELVPENLDSINRLIDFIESKIKELA, from the coding sequence ATGAATCCCATTCAATCAGAGATCCGTAACTTTGTCGCCGAAAACTTCCTGTTCGGGGAAGATCCGGAATCTTTGCAGAACGACGACTCATTCCTGGAAACTGGCATCATCGATTCCACCGGCGTGCTCGAACTGGTTGCCTTTATCGAAGACCAGTATGACGTTGAAGTCGATGACGATGAACTTGTCCCGGAAAACCTGGACTCCATCAATCGTCTGATCGACTTCATCGAATCCAAAATCAAAGAACTGGCCTAA
- the asnB gene encoding asparagine synthase (glutamine-hydrolyzing) has translation MCGIAGFIRTDRRPVEQAELKKMIATLNHRGPDASGTQVSDSVGLAHSRLSIVDLAGGLQPMQTPDGMLSVTFNGEIFNHIELRAELQQKGYQFQTHSDTEVILLMYAEYGPECVHHFNGQWAFAIHDRRKQEVFLSRDRMGIRPLVYTQTPSRFCFASEIKALFALPDVERRVDHTALNQLFTFWSPLPPRTFFAGVSELPPGHSMIVKDGNVKVWQYWNLDYSPNEDNRSLDDWADELRSLLINATQLRLRADVSVGAYLSGGLDSSITAAIIRNYTNAPLNTFSVNFNDKDFDESQFQQEMITELGTDHQTVCCSYDDIGRIFPTVIQHTEKPVLRTAPAPMFLLSKLVRESQFKVVMTGEGADEVFGGYDLFKETKIRRFWSRQPDSKIRPLLLKRLYPYMKNLQAQSPDYLKAFFKIREDELDSPFFSHLPRWDLTAKLKTFFSDDLKQELQSQDPQAEFQQQLPAQFSEWPSFCQAQYLEAINLMPGYILSSQGDRMAMGNSVEGRFPFLDYRVVEFASRVPVRFKMNGLNEKFLLKYALRDLIPDSIRQRPKQPYRAPDAHSFIDSNSQQARFAYVNELLSPERLEAHGLFQPTAVQRLVKKMEQGRAIGTRDNMALVGILSTQILVEQMINGQTVTARKDTTAPATITS, from the coding sequence ATGTGTGGAATTGCGGGCTTCATCCGCACTGATCGACGCCCCGTCGAACAGGCAGAACTGAAAAAGATGATTGCGACTCTGAATCACCGTGGTCCTGATGCCTCAGGCACACAGGTCTCGGATTCAGTCGGACTGGCACATAGTCGACTCAGCATTGTCGACCTGGCCGGTGGCCTGCAGCCTATGCAGACTCCCGATGGCATGCTCAGCGTCACATTCAACGGAGAGATTTTCAACCACATCGAACTGCGTGCCGAGCTCCAGCAGAAAGGCTACCAGTTCCAGACCCACTCCGATACAGAAGTCATCCTGCTGATGTACGCCGAATATGGTCCGGAGTGCGTACATCACTTTAATGGACAGTGGGCCTTCGCGATCCATGATCGACGTAAACAGGAAGTCTTTCTGTCCCGCGACCGGATGGGAATCCGCCCGCTGGTCTATACGCAGACTCCCAGTCGCTTCTGCTTTGCCTCAGAAATCAAAGCCCTGTTTGCCCTGCCGGATGTCGAACGACGCGTCGATCACACAGCATTGAACCAGCTGTTTACCTTCTGGTCTCCTCTGCCTCCCCGTACATTTTTTGCCGGTGTCTCTGAACTGCCCCCCGGTCATTCCATGATCGTGAAAGATGGTAACGTTAAAGTCTGGCAATACTGGAATCTCGACTATTCCCCCAACGAAGACAACCGATCGCTGGACGACTGGGCAGACGAACTGCGGTCGCTGCTGATCAACGCCACCCAGCTCCGACTGCGGGCTGACGTTTCCGTCGGCGCCTACCTGAGCGGCGGACTCGACTCTTCAATCACAGCAGCCATCATTCGCAATTACACTAACGCTCCGCTGAACACCTTCTCGGTCAACTTCAATGACAAAGATTTTGACGAAAGCCAGTTCCAGCAGGAAATGATCACCGAACTGGGCACCGACCATCAGACTGTCTGCTGCTCTTATGACGATATCGGCCGCATCTTCCCGACGGTAATTCAGCACACTGAAAAACCGGTTTTACGCACAGCACCTGCCCCCATGTTTCTTCTGTCGAAACTGGTCCGGGAGAGTCAGTTCAAAGTTGTCATGACGGGAGAGGGTGCCGACGAAGTCTTCGGCGGCTACGACCTGTTTAAAGAAACAAAAATCCGTCGCTTCTGGAGTCGGCAACCGGATTCCAAAATCCGTCCGCTGCTGCTCAAGCGTCTCTACCCTTACATGAAAAATCTGCAGGCCCAGTCCCCCGACTACCTGAAAGCGTTCTTCAAGATTCGTGAAGACGAGCTCGACAGCCCCTTCTTCTCGCATCTCCCGCGCTGGGACCTGACAGCCAAACTCAAAACCTTCTTCAGCGATGACCTCAAACAGGAACTGCAATCACAGGATCCACAGGCTGAGTTCCAGCAACAACTGCCCGCTCAGTTTTCGGAGTGGCCCTCTTTCTGTCAGGCACAGTACCTTGAAGCCATCAATCTGATGCCCGGCTACATTCTGTCTTCCCAGGGAGACCGGATGGCAATGGGCAATTCAGTCGAAGGCCGGTTCCCGTTCCTGGACTACCGGGTGGTCGAGTTCGCTTCCCGCGTTCCCGTACGCTTCAAGATGAACGGTCTCAACGAAAAATTCCTGCTGAAATACGCCTTGAGAGACCTGATTCCCGACAGCATTCGCCAACGTCCCAAACAACCTTATCGTGCCCCGGACGCACACAGCTTCATCGACTCAAACAGCCAGCAGGCGCGGTTTGCTTATGTCAACGAACTGCTGTCACCGGAACGCCTGGAGGCGCATGGACTCTTCCAGCCCACCGCAGTTCAGCGACTGGTCAAAAAGATGGAACAGGGACGCGCCATCGGCACTCGAGACAACATGGCTCTGGTCGGAATTCTTTCGACCCAGATTCTGGTCGAACAGATGATCAACGGCCAGACAGTCACGGCCAGAAAAGACACAACAGCTCCCGCCACCATTACGAGTTAA
- a CDS encoding AAA family ATPase — MSNLQSNHDANEATGKTASNTVNTEELLASLSMLELAASENSDDSDSYAEGDADGLSTSALPELSEPMRVIGKDQHLSQLFNRVQSLLKGSTEESQGKFVPQCPETLDDTGLTQDEIERLILKYLLAKGTQTGRQICKQIKLPFGIVDAILKRAKQDQLVAYGSTAEMGDYEFMITELGRERARRYTQECTYFGAAPVCFKDYLKAMELQSIAKQEATQSDLKEAFSDLIINPKMLDRLGPAVNSGRGMFLFGEAGNGKTSIAERITKAFGSTIWIPRCLGIDGDIIRIFDPGLHEEVVQEETAEGLFDLSGIDQRWVQIVRPTVIAGGELTMKELEITQNQQTKICEAPLQLKSNCGTFVIDDFGRQRMPVDELLNRWIVPLEKRYDFLNLPSGKKIQVPFDQLIIFSTNLEPKDLVDAAFLRRIPYKIEALDPSEEEFRALFELMSPIMGFQFDEEAYQHLVDTHYKAVDRPFRACQPRDLLLQVKNFCTYKELPRKLSAEAFDFAVENYFSVM; from the coding sequence GTGTCCAATCTTCAATCCAACCATGATGCAAATGAAGCCACAGGGAAAACCGCATCGAATACGGTGAATACCGAAGAGCTTCTGGCCTCACTGAGCATGCTGGAGCTGGCTGCCTCCGAGAATTCTGACGATTCGGACTCGTACGCTGAAGGCGACGCAGATGGCCTGTCGACCTCTGCTCTTCCCGAATTAAGCGAACCCATGCGCGTGATTGGCAAGGATCAGCATCTGAGCCAGTTGTTTAATCGCGTACAGTCCCTGTTGAAAGGGAGTACCGAAGAATCGCAGGGGAAATTCGTTCCACAGTGTCCGGAAACGCTGGATGATACCGGTTTGACCCAGGATGAAATCGAGAGATTGATCCTGAAGTATCTGCTGGCGAAAGGGACTCAAACGGGACGCCAGATCTGTAAGCAGATCAAGTTGCCCTTTGGAATTGTGGACGCCATTCTGAAGCGTGCCAAGCAGGATCAGCTGGTTGCTTATGGCAGTACTGCCGAAATGGGTGACTATGAATTCATGATTACCGAACTTGGTCGGGAGCGCGCACGACGGTATACGCAGGAGTGTACCTATTTCGGAGCGGCCCCCGTCTGTTTTAAAGACTATCTCAAGGCGATGGAACTGCAGAGCATTGCCAAGCAGGAAGCCACCCAATCGGATCTGAAAGAAGCGTTTTCCGATCTGATTATTAATCCCAAGATGCTTGATCGCCTGGGACCTGCGGTCAACTCAGGTCGGGGGATGTTCCTGTTTGGCGAAGCGGGTAACGGGAAGACGAGTATCGCAGAGCGGATAACCAAAGCCTTCGGTTCGACGATCTGGATTCCTCGCTGCCTGGGCATCGATGGAGACATTATTCGGATCTTTGACCCGGGACTTCATGAAGAAGTCGTCCAGGAAGAGACAGCCGAGGGCTTGTTTGACCTGTCCGGCATTGATCAGCGGTGGGTGCAGATTGTGCGTCCTACGGTGATCGCCGGGGGGGAACTCACCATGAAGGAACTGGAAATTACGCAGAATCAGCAGACCAAGATCTGTGAAGCCCCGCTACAGTTGAAGAGTAACTGCGGGACGTTTGTGATCGACGACTTTGGACGTCAGCGCATGCCCGTAGATGAGTTACTCAACCGCTGGATTGTTCCATTGGAAAAACGCTATGACTTCCTGAACCTGCCCAGCGGGAAAAAGATTCAGGTGCCCTTCGACCAGTTGATTATCTTTTCGACGAACCTGGAGCCGAAGGATCTGGTCGATGCTGCGTTTCTGCGACGTATTCCCTACAAAATCGAGGCCCTCGATCCCTCCGAGGAGGAATTCCGGGCCTTGTTTGAGTTGATGTCACCGATCATGGGCTTTCAGTTTGACGAGGAGGCTTACCAGCACCTGGTCGATACGCACTACAAAGCCGTTGATCGACCGTTCCGCGCCTGTCAGCCGCGTGACCTCCTGTTACAGGTCAAGAACTTCTGCACCTACAAGGAACTGCCGCGCAAACTCAGCGCGGAGGCATTCGACTTTGCTGTCGAAAACTACTTCTCTGTGATGTAA
- a CDS encoding lysylphosphatidylglycerol synthase transmembrane domain-containing protein, with the protein MLGVIVTIACLVAALWGVNLQQIQESFRQANYWTLPVMLGLLFLFFWLKAYRWRMLLQPVKKLKISEVAPAMMIGFMGNNILPAHLGEFLRVYVLGRQFQIPKTTVLSTVVLERLFDIVAILCYLWCGIYFAPGLSKDYQTASLFLAGIMPVIILVLAAYLIWTEAVIGLFQKLFSLIPFLPEKLTHLVLEMMRAGAEGMASMKSGRLAFGIIWTSFAQWFINGLSILVALWSFQIEITPLAAFVVLGVTAFGVTVPATPGFFGVVQFCFKISLQPFGVPEAKAFAASIYYHLVQYIPVTLVGLYYSNRTGLKLSDAEREAEKELEDLEGQDGEH; encoded by the coding sequence ATGCTGGGTGTCATCGTCACGATTGCCTGCCTGGTGGCGGCACTCTGGGGAGTCAATCTGCAGCAGATTCAGGAGAGTTTTCGCCAGGCAAATTACTGGACGTTGCCCGTGATGCTGGGATTGCTGTTTCTCTTCTTCTGGTTGAAAGCCTATCGCTGGCGGATGCTGCTGCAACCGGTCAAGAAGTTGAAGATCTCCGAAGTGGCCCCGGCGATGATGATTGGCTTCATGGGGAATAATATTCTGCCTGCGCACCTGGGTGAGTTTTTACGCGTCTATGTCCTTGGGCGGCAGTTTCAGATTCCCAAAACAACCGTGCTCTCAACCGTGGTTCTGGAGCGGCTGTTTGATATTGTGGCGATTCTCTGTTACCTGTGGTGCGGCATTTATTTCGCACCTGGCCTTTCGAAAGATTATCAGACAGCCAGCCTGTTTCTGGCAGGTATTATGCCTGTGATCATCCTGGTGCTGGCCGCGTATCTGATCTGGACGGAAGCAGTGATTGGCCTGTTTCAGAAACTGTTCAGTCTGATTCCCTTTCTACCGGAAAAGCTGACGCATCTCGTATTGGAAATGATGCGTGCGGGAGCGGAGGGCATGGCTTCGATGAAAAGCGGGCGACTGGCATTTGGGATCATCTGGACCTCATTTGCCCAGTGGTTTATCAATGGCCTGAGTATTCTGGTGGCGCTCTGGAGTTTCCAGATCGAGATCACTCCCCTGGCGGCGTTTGTGGTGCTGGGAGTGACTGCATTCGGGGTGACGGTCCCCGCGACACCTGGATTTTTCGGGGTGGTTCAGTTTTGCTTCAAAATCAGTCTGCAGCCGTTTGGTGTGCCTGAAGCGAAAGCATTTGCCGCCTCCATTTACTATCACCTGGTGCAGTATATTCCCGTGACACTGGTAGGCCTGTATTACTCGAATCGGACTGGCCTGAAGCTGAGCGATGCCGAGCGGGAAGCGGAGAAGGAACTCGAAGATCTGGAAGGGCAGGACGGCGAACACTAG
- a CDS encoding right-handed parallel beta-helix repeat-containing protein — protein sequence MPNASRSVRFQIRCLCLLLILSGWQITAECGVIYVDNRAGNNSFNGIAPKTNNGKNGPVKTIQRALEYAGPGDKIILINNDLPYEEALTLSGKRHSGLGKEKFTILGNGATISGAIPVPQNGWRKLDDGLWKVTPFRKGYFNLYLDGKPVPEFKPASGEALQLSEIPAGKWAVHHGSIFYREQKNQQPWMESFSLAGKSVGLSLIDVSGVQISDVTFENFRVDGINVHDRCKEIVLDKVTCTGNGRCGLSVNGTSQVEVIDSKLIDNRVEDLLITEQGVANVKQTQLGKEVEVKP from the coding sequence ATGCCAAATGCCAGCCGAAGTGTCCGATTTCAGATCCGGTGCCTGTGCCTGCTGTTGATCCTGTCTGGCTGGCAAATCACAGCAGAATGTGGCGTGATCTACGTCGACAATCGCGCGGGCAATAATTCCTTCAACGGTATCGCCCCTAAAACAAACAATGGCAAGAATGGCCCTGTCAAAACGATTCAGCGGGCCCTCGAGTATGCCGGCCCCGGAGACAAGATCATTCTAATCAACAATGATCTGCCTTACGAGGAAGCATTGACGCTCTCCGGCAAACGGCACAGCGGGCTGGGTAAGGAAAAATTCACGATCCTCGGGAATGGTGCCACCATCAGCGGTGCGATCCCGGTCCCTCAAAATGGCTGGCGCAAGCTGGACGACGGACTCTGGAAAGTCACCCCCTTTCGCAAAGGTTATTTTAACCTGTACCTGGACGGGAAACCCGTACCTGAATTTAAACCCGCCTCGGGCGAAGCCCTGCAGCTCTCCGAAATTCCTGCAGGAAAATGGGCGGTGCACCATGGATCCATCTTCTATCGCGAACAGAAAAACCAGCAGCCCTGGATGGAATCCTTCTCACTGGCCGGGAAGTCAGTCGGACTCTCGCTGATTGATGTTTCGGGAGTACAGATTTCAGATGTCACGTTTGAAAATTTCCGCGTGGATGGCATCAATGTCCATGATCGCTGCAAAGAGATCGTGCTGGATAAAGTCACCTGCACCGGAAACGGTCGCTGTGGACTGTCCGTCAACGGGACCAGCCAGGTCGAAGTCATCGATTCCAAACTGATCGACAACCGCGTAGAAGACCTGCTCATTACCGAACAGGGTGTGGCCAATGTGAAGCAGACACAACTGGGCAAAGAGGTCGAAGTGAAACCGTAA
- a CDS encoding citrate synthase — protein sequence MSADTEKTSSEAVKGLKGIIAADSSICLVNGTEGKLLYRGYNIDDLAENATFEEVSFLLLNGELPNESQLTDYQNELKKHRSIPAELIDTLKNLPESAPPMALLRSLTSLAGVYDPDAEEESYEKRLEISIKLISQIPTMVAAIHRIRKGLEPVEPDSSLCHAGNFMYMLNGEKPSEDATRAMDLILTLHAEHGLNASTFTSRVIIATLPDIYSAITGAIGALKGKLHGGANTEVLKTLFEIGSIENITPYIKNVRENKGKFMGFGHAVYQVEDPRAKHLKELSRRLGEETGEPKWYEMSIEMEKQVYAEIKRNCNVDFYSASLQHYMGIPGDLFTCIFASSRIAGWCAHILEQLDGNKIIRPKANYIGYEERSYIPVSQR from the coding sequence ATGAGTGCAGACACAGAGAAAACATCAAGCGAAGCTGTCAAGGGTCTCAAAGGAATCATTGCAGCCGACAGTTCCATCTGTTTAGTCAACGGTACTGAAGGGAAGCTGCTGTATCGTGGTTACAACATCGATGACCTGGCGGAAAACGCAACCTTCGAGGAAGTTTCATTCCTGCTGCTGAATGGCGAACTTCCCAACGAATCTCAACTGACAGACTATCAGAACGAGTTGAAGAAACATCGCAGCATCCCCGCAGAACTGATCGACACCCTGAAGAACCTGCCTGAGTCAGCACCACCAATGGCGCTGCTGCGGTCACTGACCTCTCTGGCTGGTGTTTACGATCCGGATGCCGAAGAAGAGTCTTACGAAAAACGGCTGGAGATCTCGATCAAACTGATCTCTCAAATCCCCACAATGGTTGCCGCCATCCATCGGATTCGTAAAGGTCTGGAGCCTGTGGAACCCGATTCCAGTCTGTGCCACGCGGGCAACTTCATGTATATGCTCAACGGTGAAAAGCCGAGCGAAGACGCGACCCGCGCCATGGACCTGATTCTCACCCTGCACGCAGAACACGGTTTGAACGCCAGTACGTTCACCAGTCGGGTGATCATCGCCACACTCCCCGATATTTACTCCGCAATCACCGGAGCCATCGGTGCCCTGAAGGGGAAACTGCACGGCGGTGCCAACACCGAAGTTCTCAAGACCCTGTTCGAAATCGGTTCCATCGAGAACATCACTCCCTACATCAAAAATGTGCGGGAAAACAAAGGCAAATTCATGGGCTTTGGCCACGCGGTTTACCAGGTGGAAGACCCGCGTGCCAAGCACCTCAAAGAATTGTCCCGTCGACTGGGAGAAGAGACCGGCGAACCCAAGTGGTACGAAATGTCGATCGAAATGGAAAAGCAGGTCTACGCGGAAATCAAGCGGAACTGCAACGTCGACTTCTACTCGGCCAGCCTGCAGCACTACATGGGTATCCCCGGCGATCTCTTCACCTGTATCTTCGCATCCAGCCGGATCGCGGGATGGTGTGCTCACATTCTGGAACAGCTGGATGGCAACAAAATCATCCGCCCCAAGGCGAACTACATCGGCTACGAAGAACGTTCTTACATTCCGGTCAGCCAGCGTTAA
- a CDS encoding sigma-70 family RNA polymerase sigma factor, producing MHRFDANLNSLFQEAEEQGFLTFQQVHTFLPDEGGDPSLIEYIVVGLEERALDLIDDPNADIDEEEVSAMDTSAETDPEASSNSDDDDDSNSSMVEAETSLSSRDPIRMYLSQMGNIPLLSRSREIFLAKKIEITRKRFRRTVLESDFALKIAIDTLEKVYAGELPFERTLRTSDTEDATKDQIMGRMPFNIATLQALMEKNRDDFEKLESGEAGKVEQREIRRRMRVRRQKMATLCEELCLRTQRLQPVLKRIHQIAGRMREVQEQLEDFRQLRHKTTDTRLLERELAELTTMVVESADDFQSRSREIKRRFDDWTEAKQQLSGGNLRLVVSIAKKYRNRGLSFLDLIQEGNAGLMRGVEKYEYRRGYKFSTYATWWIRQAITRAVADHARTIRIPVHMFQSISTLKARSEQIRQETGREPTMEELADSVGLGVEETERIMKTWKHPISLDTPVGESEDSSFGDFLEDGHESSPADAAMREMLKDKIEHVLKSLTYREREIIRLRYGLGDGYSYTLEETGRIFKVTRERIRQIESKALRKLQHQTRSAHLRGFVDAIFPNKEDEENQTEEGVQSEQESSSMVGALE from the coding sequence GTGCACCGTTTCGATGCCAATCTGAATTCATTATTTCAGGAAGCGGAAGAACAAGGTTTTCTAACATTTCAGCAGGTCCATACCTTCCTGCCTGATGAAGGTGGCGATCCGTCTCTGATCGAGTACATCGTCGTCGGTCTGGAAGAGCGTGCCCTGGACCTGATTGATGATCCGAATGCAGATATTGATGAGGAAGAAGTATCTGCGATGGATACATCTGCAGAAACGGACCCGGAAGCTTCATCCAATTCAGACGATGATGACGATTCCAATTCGTCGATGGTGGAAGCTGAAACTTCACTCTCTTCACGCGATCCCATTCGCATGTACCTCAGCCAGATGGGTAACATTCCACTGTTGAGTCGTTCGCGTGAAATTTTTCTGGCAAAGAAAATCGAGATTACGCGCAAGCGGTTCCGCCGCACTGTGCTCGAATCTGACTTTGCACTGAAGATTGCCATCGATACTCTGGAGAAAGTTTACGCGGGTGAACTGCCCTTCGAACGCACACTGCGAACTTCTGATACTGAGGATGCCACCAAAGATCAGATCATGGGCCGGATGCCTTTTAATATCGCCACTTTGCAGGCGTTAATGGAGAAAAATCGGGACGATTTTGAAAAACTCGAATCGGGTGAAGCCGGCAAGGTCGAACAGCGCGAGATTCGCAGACGCATGCGAGTCCGTCGTCAGAAAATGGCGACTCTCTGTGAAGAACTCTGTCTGCGAACTCAGCGTCTGCAGCCTGTCCTGAAACGTATTCACCAGATTGCCGGTCGGATGCGTGAAGTACAGGAACAGCTGGAAGACTTTCGGCAACTGCGTCACAAGACAACGGACACACGCCTGCTGGAACGCGAACTGGCAGAACTGACAACCATGGTTGTTGAATCGGCCGATGACTTTCAGAGTCGTTCACGCGAAATCAAACGTCGCTTTGATGACTGGACGGAAGCGAAACAGCAGCTTTCCGGCGGTAACCTGCGACTGGTTGTTTCGATCGCCAAGAAATATCGTAACCGTGGTCTGAGCTTCCTCGACCTGATCCAGGAAGGAAACGCCGGCCTGATGCGGGGCGTGGAAAAATACGAGTACCGCCGTGGTTACAAGTTCTCAACTTACGCTACCTGGTGGATTCGTCAGGCAATTACCCGTGCCGTTGCTGACCATGCCCGGACGATTCGTATTCCCGTCCACATGTTCCAGAGCATCTCGACCCTCAAAGCCCGCAGCGAACAGATTCGCCAGGAAACCGGTCGCGAACCGACCATGGAAGAACTGGCTGATTCCGTCGGACTGGGTGTGGAAGAGACTGAGCGGATCATGAAGACCTGGAAGCATCCGATCAGCCTGGATACACCCGTCGGAGAGAGCGAAGACAGCAGCTTCGGCGATTTCCTGGAAGACGGACACGAATCTTCACCCGCCGATGCCGCGATGCGGGAAATGCTCAAAGACAAAATCGAGCACGTGCTCAAAAGTCTGACCTATCGCGAACGGGAAATCATTCGTCTGCGATATGGTCTGGGTGACGGTTACAGCTACACCCTCGAAGAAACCGGTCGTATCTTCAAGGTGACCCGCGAACGTATCCGTCAGATCGAATCCAAAGCCCTGCGGAAACTGCAGCACCAGACGCGAAGTGCTCACCTGCGTGGGTTCGTGGATGCCATCTTCCCCAATAAGGAAGATGAGGAAAATCAGACAGAAGAGGGTGTTCAGTCAGAACAGGAATCCTCCAGCATGGTCGGAGCACTGGAATAA